One part of the Oceanotoga teriensis genome encodes these proteins:
- a CDS encoding exo-beta-N-acetylmuramidase NamZ family protein, whose amino-acid sequence MVMNGIDILEKENFKSLMNKKIGIITNFSFVNKNMEFMIDKMISNGVNIVKIFTPEHGLYGLPDGKEYDNEVHPKYNIPVISLYGDNKKPKKEYLEDIDLLVYDIQDVGLRFYTYIYTLAYCMISADENDKDFMILDRINPLGRKVYGGRMKDEYKSFVGDYELPLRYGLTCAETGLYYKKLLGLKLDLKIIKVEGWNGETFDKTDLMWNVPSPNLPDFESTIAYAGNCFFEATNISEGRGTTKPFTYIGAPWIDNDDLYEKLKENFKDLNIRKREFIPMFSKHKDILCHGVEFFPNDNDNFFEISLFIMNYLNKYDQYEINDRFKGLVGEISLKDIDHKEWNDQAKQFIEYTKDILIYEKGLELL is encoded by the coding sequence ATGGTTATGAATGGAATAGATATTCTTGAAAAAGAGAATTTTAAATCTTTGATGAATAAAAAGATAGGTATTATAACTAATTTTTCCTTTGTTAATAAAAATATGGAATTTATGATAGATAAGATGATCTCTAATGGAGTCAATATTGTAAAGATATTTACACCAGAACATGGATTATATGGTCTTCCAGATGGAAAGGAATATGATAATGAAGTACATCCTAAATATAATATTCCAGTTATTTCCCTTTATGGAGACAATAAAAAACCAAAAAAAGAATATTTAGAAGATATTGATTTATTGGTTTATGATATTCAAGATGTTGGATTAAGATTTTATACTTATATATACACTCTTGCATATTGCATGATTTCAGCAGATGAAAATGATAAAGATTTTATGATTCTTGATAGAATAAATCCTCTTGGAAGAAAAGTTTATGGTGGAAGGATGAAGGATGAATATAAGTCTTTTGTTGGAGACTATGAATTACCTTTGAGATATGGTTTGACATGTGCTGAAACTGGTTTATACTATAAAAAACTTCTTGGATTAAAATTAGATCTTAAAATTATAAAAGTTGAAGGTTGGAATGGAGAAACTTTTGATAAAACAGATCTCATGTGGAATGTGCCTTCTCCTAATTTACCAGATTTTGAAAGTACTATAGCTTATGCCGGAAATTGTTTTTTTGAAGCTACCAACATAAGTGAAGGTAGAGGAACTACTAAGCCTTTTACTTATATAGGGGCTCCTTGGATAGATAATGATGATCTTTATGAAAAGTTGAAAGAGAATTTTAAAGATTTAAATATAAGAAAAAGGGAGTTTATCCCGATGTTTTCGAAACATAAAGATATACTTTGTCATGGTGTTGAGTTTTTTCCAAATGATAATGATAACTTTTTTGAAATAAGTCTTTTTATAATGAATTATTTGAATAAATATGATCAATATGAAATTAATGATAGATTTAAAGGTCTTGTTGGTGAAATTTCTTTAAAAGATATTGATCATAAAGAATGGAATGATCAAGCAAAGCAATTTATTGAATACACAAAAGATATTTTAATATATGAAAAGGGGTTGGAGTTACTATGA
- the nagZ gene encoding beta-N-acetylhexosaminidase: protein MNLKDRVGKLFMIGLPSTSLDDETKRVLDEVRPGSIILFSRNIESKEQVKKYIQDITEYLGYKPLVTIDQEGGIVTRLIEGFCVAPGTMAAAATQNPESAYKMGKILGKEMKAIGVDWDLAPVVDINNNPNNPGIGVRSFSSDKNIVVNFAQRFIDGLEEEGIIACLKHFPGKGRVAVDAHLDMPELNISKEKLMDVEIYPFKNIDSVSWMPSHIYIPCLQDKKEPATVSKSVLTTFVREELEYKGVLIADDLSMGGISNYYTPKEAAELTFRAGMDILSFCHDSEIQISVKKYMEEKIENDEELRNRMEESLERLEKLYEIAKVNNNHPLEEVGTEDNNRVFKEICENSITVYKNEDAVLPLDKVDNVFTVKLTRLVLVEDKKEGVPEISKRISERFDAPLTIFDPKDNDEKIEDIINKAKGKINIVLTENAHLYEGQKKVVEEIAKNSDKMILVALRNPYDVFIEGVKNSICTYGYTKNQQETVLELLEGKINAKGKIPVDWRMA, encoded by the coding sequence ATGAATTTAAAAGATAGAGTAGGAAAACTTTTTATGATCGGATTACCATCTACAAGTCTTGATGATGAGACAAAAAGAGTTCTTGATGAAGTTAGACCTGGCTCAATCATATTATTTTCAAGAAACATAGAAAGTAAGGAACAAGTTAAAAAGTATATACAGGATATAACTGAATATCTTGGATATAAACCTCTTGTTACTATAGATCAGGAAGGTGGAATTGTTACAAGGCTTATAGAAGGTTTTTGTGTTGCTCCTGGAACAATGGCCGCAGCAGCTACTCAGAACCCTGAAAGTGCTTATAAGATGGGAAAAATATTAGGTAAAGAAATGAAGGCAATAGGTGTTGATTGGGATTTAGCTCCTGTAGTTGATATCAATAATAATCCTAATAATCCAGGAATAGGTGTTAGAAGTTTTTCTTCAGATAAAAATATTGTTGTTAATTTTGCTCAAAGGTTTATAGATGGTCTTGAAGAAGAAGGTATAATAGCTTGTTTAAAACATTTTCCTGGTAAGGGAAGAGTTGCTGTTGATGCACATCTTGATATGCCAGAACTCAATATATCAAAAGAAAAATTAATGGATGTTGAAATATATCCATTTAAAAATATAGATTCTGTTTCATGGATGCCAAGCCATATATATATTCCATGTCTTCAAGATAAAAAAGAGCCTGCGACTGTTTCAAAGTCAGTTTTGACTACTTTTGTGAGAGAAGAATTGGAATATAAAGGTGTTTTGATTGCTGATGATTTATCAATGGGAGGTATTTCAAATTATTATACTCCTAAAGAAGCAGCAGAGTTAACTTTTAGAGCTGGTATGGATATTCTTTCTTTTTGCCATGACTCTGAAATTCAAATATCTGTAAAAAAATATATGGAAGAGAAAATAGAAAATGATGAAGAATTAAGAAACAGAATGGAAGAATCTTTAGAAAGACTTGAAAAACTTTATGAAATAGCTAAAGTGAATAATAATCATCCACTTGAAGAAGTTGGTACAGAAGATAATAATAGAGTTTTTAAAGAAATATGTGAAAATTCAATAACAGTATATAAAAATGAAGATGCTGTATTGCCTTTGGACAAAGTAGATAATGTTTTTACTGTAAAATTAACGAGATTAGTTTTAGTTGAAGATAAAAAAGAAGGAGTACCAGAAATTTCAAAGAGAATCTCTGAAAGATTTGATGCACCTTTAACTATTTTTGATCCTAAAGATAATGATGAAAAGATTGAAGATATTATAAATAAAGCTAAAGGGAAAATAAATATAGTTTTAACGGAAAATGCTCATTTATATGAGGGACAAAAGAAAGTTGTTGAAGAAATTGCGAAAAATTCTGATAAGATGATTTTAGTGGCATTGAGGAATCCTTATGATGTATTTATAGAAGGAGTAAAAAATTCAATATGTACTTATGGTTACACTAAGAATCAGCAAGAAACTGTTTTAGAATTATTAGAAGGAAAAATAAATGCAAAAGGAAAGATTCCTGTTGATTGGAGGATGGCTTAA
- a CDS encoding BadF/BadG/BcrA/BcrD ATPase family protein, with translation MIYMGVDGGGTHLRATVLNEDILKKYSIESGVNLTATKEEDLKKTFEELKSKTGRVDYITLSFSGAGTQNRKDILKNIVKDVYEIENIIVYHDAEGMLYSDFKGKGVVVISGTGSVVFAKDDDNNLYRSGGWGHLFGDKCSGFWLCNRAIQKTFDYRDELVIKDDLYDLVKEYFKVDNIEDLTDIQKKSDFKTYIASFSKVMLSNITPAVEEIIKEGLDDLVPRCESMLKKVGSKKISAHGGVFKSEYFINEFKNRLKNYEVELSDEDVATKISFYTKELYERGDVK, from the coding sequence ATGATTTATATGGGTGTAGATGGTGGTGGAACTCATCTAAGAGCAACTGTTTTAAATGAAGATATTTTAAAAAAATATAGTATAGAAAGTGGAGTAAATCTTACAGCTACTAAAGAAGAAGATTTAAAAAAAACATTTGAAGAATTAAAGTCTAAAACAGGAAGAGTAGATTACATAACTCTTTCTTTTTCGGGTGCTGGAACTCAAAATCGTAAAGATATTCTTAAGAATATAGTAAAAGATGTTTATGAAATAGAAAATATTATAGTGTATCATGATGCTGAGGGTATGCTTTATTCCGATTTTAAAGGAAAAGGTGTCGTTGTGATATCGGGAACAGGATCTGTTGTTTTTGCAAAAGATGATGATAATAATCTTTATAGAAGCGGTGGATGGGGACATCTTTTTGGAGATAAATGTAGTGGTTTTTGGCTTTGTAATAGAGCAATACAGAAAACTTTTGATTATAGAGATGAACTCGTTATTAAAGATGATTTATATGATTTAGTTAAAGAATATTTTAAAGTTGATAATATTGAAGATTTAACCGATATACAAAAAAAATCAGATTTTAAAACATATATAGCATCATTTTCTAAGGTAATGCTTTCGAATATAACTCCAGCAGTTGAAGAAATTATTAAAGAAGGTCTTGATGATCTCGTGCCACGTTGTGAGAGTATGCTCAAGAAAGTAGGCTCGAAAAAAATAAGTGCTCATGGAGGAGTGTTCAAATCAGAGTATTTTATTAATGAGTTTAAAAATAGACTCAAGAATTATGAAGTTGAACTTTCTGATGAAGATGTTGCTACTAAAATATCTTTTTACACAAAAGAACTTTATGAAAGAGGCGATGTCAAATGA
- a CDS encoding ABC transporter substrate-binding protein, translated as MKKVLIVCLILTMALLAFSKDFVVDEMFTKQEPKMGGEINLALPGSPQSFNLYGSLDSHMYTVMLQILNPLVDMNNITKEVEPALAESWEVSPDGKEVIFHLRDVKWSDGHPFDADDVMFTLKYFAMNNKAENNARGRFTFGGKLVEWEKIDDMTIKAILPEPFGAFFITLTHVKIFPQHVLEPLVDKNALSSVNKIWTTDTPVEKIVGTGPFTMEQYTPDQKFVLKKNPYYWKVDKWGNRLPYIDKLNFLIIADPEVRMAKFMSEEVDYTVLNPRDYPTLKYKELQGAPYRIFKAEPINPVPSPLHITFNLDTTNADLKELFLNEDFRHAMEYALDRERIIEDVYNMLAVKGGTPTLPSNSFYNPKIEDIRRSFDLTKASKILDELGLKDTDNDGIRNLKNGKNLEIVFLTKTDQDYQEVAYLYSQDLKKIGVKLHLQLLDGNIALEKATAGNFEMAMLAFGNQPDPQLRKEIWQPGNPLYYNHTSTFDKQNKKAIKENMYDWELRVYDLFDLGQSTMDQSKRREYYNEWQEIYADKIPYIFVCKGMTLMGWNERVGNVYQLKQDGPVIFTNWTIFVK; from the coding sequence ATGAAAAAAGTTTTAATAGTATGTCTTATCCTAACAATGGCACTTTTAGCTTTCTCGAAAGATTTTGTTGTAGACGAAATGTTCACAAAACAAGAACCTAAAATGGGCGGAGAGATTAATCTTGCTTTACCTGGTTCTCCACAATCTTTCAACTTATATGGATCTTTAGATTCACATATGTACACAGTTATGCTTCAAATATTAAATCCTTTAGTAGATATGAACAATATAACAAAAGAAGTAGAACCTGCTTTAGCAGAATCATGGGAAGTATCTCCAGATGGCAAAGAAGTTATTTTTCATCTAAGAGATGTTAAATGGTCTGATGGTCACCCATTTGATGCAGATGATGTTATGTTCACCTTAAAATATTTTGCAATGAATAATAAAGCTGAAAACAATGCAAGAGGAAGATTTACATTTGGTGGAAAACTTGTAGAATGGGAAAAAATAGATGATATGACCATAAAAGCAATATTACCAGAACCATTCGGAGCATTTTTTATAACTTTAACACATGTAAAAATTTTCCCACAACATGTTTTAGAACCTTTAGTAGACAAAAATGCTTTAAGCTCTGTAAATAAAATATGGACAACAGATACTCCAGTAGAAAAAATAGTTGGTACAGGACCATTTACAATGGAACAATATACTCCTGATCAAAAATTTGTTTTAAAGAAAAATCCATATTACTGGAAAGTTGACAAATGGGGCAATAGACTTCCTTATATAGATAAACTAAATTTCTTAATAATAGCTGATCCTGAAGTTAGAATGGCTAAATTCATGTCAGAAGAAGTAGATTATACAGTTTTAAATCCAAGAGATTATCCTACTTTGAAATATAAAGAATTACAAGGTGCTCCATATAGAATATTTAAAGCAGAACCTATAAATCCTGTTCCAAGTCCTTTACACATAACTTTCAATTTAGACACTACAAATGCTGATCTAAAAGAATTATTTTTAAATGAAGATTTTAGACATGCTATGGAATATGCTTTAGATAGAGAAAGAATAATCGAAGATGTTTATAATATGTTAGCAGTTAAAGGTGGAACACCTACATTACCTTCAAATAGTTTCTATAATCCAAAAATTGAAGATATAAGAAGATCTTTTGATTTAACAAAAGCTTCAAAAATATTAGATGAATTGGGATTAAAAGATACAGATAATGATGGTATAAGAAATCTAAAAAATGGTAAAAACTTAGAAATAGTATTCTTAACAAAAACAGATCAAGATTATCAAGAAGTTGCTTATTTATACTCTCAAGACCTCAAAAAAATAGGTGTTAAATTGCATTTACAATTATTAGATGGAAATATAGCTTTAGAAAAAGCAACAGCTGGAAACTTTGAAATGGCAATGTTAGCTTTTGGTAATCAACCAGATCCACAATTGAGAAAAGAAATATGGCAACCTGGTAATCCTTTATATTATAATCATACTTCAACATTTGATAAACAAAATAAAAAAGCTATAAAAGAAAATATGTATGATTGGGAATTAAGAGTTTATGATTTATTTGATTTAGGTCAATCAACAATGGATCAATCAAAAAGAAGAGAATATTATAATGAATGGCAAGAAATTTATGCAGATAAAATACCTTATATATTCGTTTGTAAAGGTATGACTTTGATGGGATGGAATGAAAGAGTTGGAAATGTATATCAACTCAAACAAGACGGACCTGTAATATTTACAAATTGGACGATCTTCGTAAAATAA
- a CDS encoding GntR family transcriptional regulator, protein MKDTPLPLYYKVYNKLRADLDSAKYSKGDKLPTEMEICDQFNVSRLTVRRALEELKREGLIERKKGKGTYFTGKKREEQLSNFSSFTNEAHREGDITCSNVLENKLVKVDNEFIRAFDLPEDARVVYLKRVRYLNDEPYAIENAYLNPGADIRVLNIIEKNMSEESLYNILMDEYGLNISYAEETLEVSLLSKEESELLGLKRGEPAVLRRRYTYLDNNHCIEFVKSIYRGDKYKFKVVRKI, encoded by the coding sequence ATGAAAGATACTCCACTCCCACTATACTATAAGGTTTATAATAAATTAAGAGCAGATCTTGATAGTGCTAAATATTCGAAGGGAGATAAACTTCCCACTGAGATGGAAATATGTGATCAGTTTAATGTATCCAGATTAACTGTAAGACGTGCCCTTGAAGAACTTAAGAGAGAAGGTCTTATTGAAAGGAAAAAGGGAAAAGGAACTTATTTTACTGGAAAAAAACGTGAAGAACAATTATCTAATTTTTCGAGTTTTACGAATGAAGCACATAGAGAAGGAGATATAACATGTTCAAATGTTCTTGAAAATAAACTTGTTAAGGTGGATAATGAGTTTATAAGAGCTTTTGATTTGCCAGAAGATGCAAGAGTTGTATATCTTAAAAGAGTTAGATATCTTAATGATGAACCTTATGCAATAGAGAACGCTTATTTAAATCCAGGTGCTGATATAAGAGTTTTAAATATAATTGAAAAAAATATGTCAGAAGAATCTCTTTATAACATATTGATGGATGAATATGGATTGAATATATCATATGCTGAAGAGACTCTTGAAGTTAGTCTTTTATCTAAAGAAGAATCGGAATTACTTGGATTAAAAAGAGGCGAACCGGCAGTTTTAAGAAGAAGATATACTTATCTGGACAATAACCATTGCATTGAATTTGTTAAGTCTATTTATAGAGGTGATAAATACAAATTCAAGGTGGTGAGAAAAATATGA
- a CDS encoding potassium channel beta subunit family protein — translation MKYNKLGKSGLKVSEISFGSWLTFGNQLDTQLVKDTMKEAFKNGVNFFDNAEAYANGLSESLMGQALKEYRREDLIISTKIFWGGNGPNDKGLSRKHILEGTWNSLKRLQLNYVDLIFCHRPDPDTPIEETVYAMNYVINEGLAFYWGTSEWSADQIEQAFEIAEKRNLIAPTMEQPQYNMFVRDKVEKEFLDLFEKYHLGTTTWSPLASGLLTGKYNDGIPENSRLNKFKDVQEYLKSNGLFSDENIDRLKKLDKIAKNIDATMAQLAIAWILKNPNVSTVITGASSVNQVKENIKSIEIKEKLTDDLMNEIKNILK, via the coding sequence TTGAAATATAACAAACTTGGTAAATCAGGGTTGAAAGTAAGTGAAATTTCATTTGGTTCATGGCTCACATTTGGAAATCAATTAGATACTCAATTAGTTAAAGATACTATGAAAGAAGCTTTTAAAAATGGTGTAAATTTTTTTGATAATGCAGAAGCATATGCCAATGGATTATCAGAATCTCTGATGGGTCAAGCTTTAAAAGAATATAGAAGAGAAGATTTAATAATATCGACAAAAATATTTTGGGGTGGGAATGGACCAAATGATAAAGGATTATCAAGAAAACATATTTTAGAAGGAACTTGGAATTCATTAAAAAGATTACAATTGAACTATGTAGATTTGATATTTTGTCATAGACCAGATCCAGATACTCCAATTGAAGAAACAGTTTATGCTATGAATTATGTAATAAACGAAGGTCTTGCTTTTTATTGGGGAACTTCTGAATGGAGTGCAGATCAAATAGAACAAGCTTTTGAAATTGCTGAAAAAAGAAATTTAATAGCTCCTACCATGGAACAACCTCAATATAATATGTTTGTGAGAGATAAAGTAGAAAAAGAATTTTTAGATTTATTCGAAAAATATCATCTCGGTACAACTACATGGAGTCCACTCGCAAGTGGCTTATTAACTGGAAAATATAATGATGGAATACCAGAAAATTCTCGTCTTAATAAGTTTAAAGATGTTCAAGAATATTTAAAAAGTAATGGTTTATTTTCAGATGAAAACATAGACAGATTAAAAAAACTTGACAAAATAGCCAAAAATATAGATGCTACGATGGCACAACTTGCAATAGCTTGGATATTAAAAAATCCAAATGTTAGTACAGTAATAACTGGTGCAAGTAGTGTAAATCAAGTAAAAGAAAACATTAAATCAATAGAAATAAAAGAAAAACTCACTGATGATTTAATGAACGAAATCAAAAATATCTTAAAATAG
- the nagA gene encoding N-acetylglucosamine-6-phosphate deacetylase — protein MRIEKVLIVDPIKGEFTGDVIIENERIKEVIPVDYEKYEQILMPGFVDYHTHSLKGIDTMHAKKEDFEKWANMNFEYGVTSFFPTTVSASKTQILSVIKNLENVGESIDGLHLEGPFINEEKKGAQNPAYIRNPTIEELEEITPEMVKLISMAPERQNFKEALNYLKTKKVRVSIGHSSAGYEIYKDAFKNGVDRITHFPNALSAFHHREIGGTGSALLFDFKVEIIADGIHSVPEFIELTYKIKGADKIILITDSMEAAGLEDGQYELGGLPVTVKEGVARLKSGSIAGSTLLFDKGVRNFKKFTNCTLQDLAKVSSYNAAVDCGIKDIGRIENGYYANIVLLDKDLNVLKTIFKGKEVYNK, from the coding sequence ATGAGAATAGAAAAAGTTTTAATAGTTGATCCTATTAAAGGAGAATTTACTGGAGATGTAATAATTGAAAATGAAAGAATTAAGGAAGTTATTCCAGTAGATTATGAGAAATATGAACAGATTTTAATGCCAGGTTTTGTAGATTATCATACACATTCCCTAAAAGGAATAGATACTATGCATGCCAAAAAAGAAGATTTTGAGAAATGGGCAAATATGAATTTTGAGTATGGTGTTACAAGTTTTTTTCCTACAACTGTTTCTGCATCAAAAACTCAAATCCTTTCAGTTATAAAAAATCTTGAAAATGTTGGCGAATCAATAGACGGATTGCATCTTGAAGGACCTTTTATAAATGAAGAAAAAAAGGGAGCTCAAAATCCAGCTTATATAAGAAATCCTACGATTGAGGAACTTGAAGAAATAACTCCAGAAATGGTCAAGTTAATTTCTATGGCTCCAGAAAGACAAAATTTTAAAGAAGCTTTGAATTATTTAAAAACAAAAAAAGTTAGAGTTAGTATAGGTCATTCTTCTGCAGGATATGAAATTTATAAAGATGCATTTAAAAATGGTGTGGATAGAATTACACATTTTCCTAATGCTTTATCTGCATTTCATCATAGAGAAATAGGTGGAACTGGTTCTGCATTACTGTTTGATTTTAAAGTTGAAATAATAGCAGATGGTATTCATTCTGTTCCTGAATTTATTGAGCTTACATATAAAATAAAAGGTGCAGATAAAATAATTCTTATAACAGATTCTATGGAAGCTGCAGGACTTGAAGATGGACAGTATGAACTTGGAGGTCTTCCAGTTACAGTAAAAGAAGGTGTTGCAAGATTAAAGAGTGGTAGTATTGCAGGTTCTACTTTACTGTTCGATAAAGGTGTTAGAAACTTTAAGAAATTCACAAACTGTACTTTACAGGATTTAGCAAAAGTTAGTTCTTATAATGCTGCAGTTGATTGTGGAATAAAAGATATAGGAAGAATTGAAAATGGATACTATGCAAACATAGTTTTGTTGGATAAAGATTTAAATGTATTGAAAACTATATTCAAAGGAAAAGAAGTATATAATAAATAA
- a CDS encoding alpha/beta hydrolase, with translation MAFIQCNFASECIGIQTQIYAVIPEDNNYKKINYPVLYLLHGLSDNNTMWMRKTSIERYASEKGIAVIIPDVHRSFYTNTKYGMRYWDYVSDELIKFTRKMFPISEEPNYNYVAGLSMGGYGAFKLALRKPHLFSKAASLSGALNVLGKYDYFDENKELLSIFGSKNEFNKNENDLFTIIDNNINKNIKMPDLYQCCGTEDFLYSDNIKFRDFCLEKNMNLKYEESSGGHSWEFWDTYIKKIVEWL, from the coding sequence ATGGCTTTTATACAGTGTAATTTTGCAAGTGAATGCATAGGTATTCAAACTCAAATATATGCAGTAATTCCAGAAGATAATAATTACAAAAAAATTAATTATCCAGTTTTATATCTTTTACATGGATTATCAGATAATAATACCATGTGGATGAGAAAAACATCTATAGAAAGATATGCATCAGAAAAAGGTATTGCAGTGATAATTCCAGATGTTCATAGAAGCTTTTATACGAATACAAAATATGGAATGCGTTATTGGGACTATGTTTCAGATGAATTAATAAAATTTACAAGAAAAATGTTTCCCATTTCAGAAGAGCCTAATTATAATTACGTTGCTGGCCTTTCAATGGGTGGTTATGGAGCATTTAAACTCGCATTGAGAAAACCTCATTTATTTTCTAAAGCTGCTTCTTTATCTGGAGCTTTAAATGTTTTAGGAAAATATGATTATTTTGATGAGAATAAAGAACTTTTAAGTATTTTTGGTTCAAAAAATGAATTTAATAAAAACGAAAATGATCTATTTACAATAATAGATAATAATATAAATAAAAATATAAAAATGCCCGATTTATACCAATGTTGCGGAACAGAAGATTTCTTATATTCAGATAATATAAAATTTAGAGATTTTTGTTTGGAAAAAAATATGAATCTAAAATATGAAGAAAGTTCAGGAGGTCATTCTTGGGAATTTTGGGACACTTATATAAAAAAAATCGTTGAATGGCTATAA
- a CDS encoding DUF2179 domain-containing protein: MEEFLSSEIFKWVLMPLIIFFARILDVSLGTTRIIMISKGKKELAMLIGFFEVTIWLLVAGKVIQSVDNILYVIAYAGGFAAGSYIGVVIDEKLAIGTVATRIITLVDPTELIKKLSESGFGVTKVEATGSRGNAHIIYSIMHRKKLHEFEEIAKKYVPKAFISVEDIRSVKDGVFHPMDTISFRKASPTRKSK; this comes from the coding sequence ATGGAAGAGTTTTTGAGTTCTGAAATATTCAAATGGGTTTTAATGCCTTTGATAATCTTTTTTGCAAGAATATTAGATGTTTCGCTCGGAACAACAAGAATAATAATGATTTCAAAGGGAAAGAAAGAACTTGCAATGCTCATAGGATTTTTTGAAGTAACAATATGGTTACTGGTAGCAGGAAAGGTAATACAAAGTGTAGATAATATATTATACGTAATTGCTTATGCAGGTGGATTTGCCGCTGGAAGTTATATAGGTGTTGTTATAGATGAAAAACTCGCAATAGGAACAGTTGCCACAAGAATTATAACTCTTGTCGATCCAACTGAATTGATAAAAAAATTAAGTGAGTCTGGATTTGGAGTGACAAAAGTTGAAGCTACAGGTTCAAGAGGAAATGCTCATATAATATACAGTATAATGCATAGAAAGAAATTACATGAATTTGAAGAAATTGCTAAAAAATACGTTCCAAAAGCATTTATTTCAGTAGAAGATATAAGAAGCGTTAAAGATGGTGTTTTTCATCCAATGGATACAATTTCATTTAGAAAAGCATCTCCAACAAGAAAATCGAAATAA
- the murQ gene encoding N-acetylmuramic acid 6-phosphate etherase, whose amino-acid sequence MFEKLDTEMNNPKTFNMDKMSIFEILRLINQEDSLVALTVTENLKEIENVVEECVDSLKHGGRIIYAGAGTSGRIAVMDAVETVPTFGVKDLFVPLMAGGKDAFFAALEAVEDNYKAGKDDLININVKPEDMVIGVTASGRTPYVKGIIEYAKEIGCSTGLVCNVKDPEIKADTDICLVTGPEVITGSTRMKAGTAQKMAMNMISTVSMIKMGKTYKNYMVDVMILNEKLEHRATNMISTITGLEFEDSNKYLKEADYKPKLAILMILSEKNKEECIRALEKTQVLNEALLILKEE is encoded by the coding sequence ATGTTCGAGAAATTAGATACAGAAATGAATAATCCAAAGACTTTTAATATGGACAAAATGAGTATTTTTGAAATATTGAGATTGATAAATCAGGAAGATTCTCTTGTGGCTTTAACGGTTACAGAGAATCTTAAAGAAATAGAAAATGTTGTTGAAGAATGTGTGGATTCTTTAAAACATGGTGGAAGAATTATATATGCTGGAGCAGGTACAAGTGGAAGAATCGCCGTTATGGATGCAGTTGAAACTGTTCCTACATTTGGAGTTAAAGATTTATTCGTGCCTTTGATGGCAGGCGGTAAAGATGCATTTTTTGCTGCACTTGAAGCTGTTGAAGACAATTATAAAGCCGGTAAAGATGATCTTATAAATATTAATGTTAAGCCTGAAGATATGGTTATAGGGGTAACAGCAAGTGGTAGAACACCATATGTAAAAGGAATTATAGAATATGCCAAAGAAATAGGATGTAGTACGGGATTGGTTTGTAATGTAAAAGATCCTGAAATAAAAGCCGATACTGATATTTGTCTTGTAACTGGTCCAGAAGTTATAACTGGTAGTACGAGAATGAAGGCTGGTACTGCTCAAAAAATGGCTATGAATATGATTTCTACTGTTAGTATGATAAAAATGGGTAAAACATATAAAAATTATATGGTTGATGTTATGATATTAAATGAGAAGTTAGAACATAGAGCAACTAATATGATTTCTACTATAACAGGTTTAGAATTCGAAGATAGTAATAAATATCTTAAAGAAGCTGATTATAAACCTAAACTCGCAATATTGATGATTCTTTCTGAAAAGAATAAAGAAGAATGTATAAGAGCTTTAGAGAAAACTCAAGTTCTAAATGAAGCTTTATTGATTCTTAAGGAGGAATAG